In a genomic window of Shouchella clausii:
- the pdxA gene encoding 4-hydroxythreonine-4-phosphate dehydrogenase PdxA encodes MAKPIIAVTMGDPAGIGPEITVGSLNKSEIYDLCTPVVIGNAAVLEKLLPVVKADLTINKVNTPAEARGEYGTIDVIDFPNLGDYQFGKVSAECGAQAFAYIEHAVELCKTNQVQAMATAPINKESLKAANVPYIGHTEMLAGLADVADPLTMFEVRNMRIFFLTRHLSLKDAIGQMTKERVHDYLLRCDAALAKLGVEKRKFAVAGLNPHSGENGLFGYEEVDEIKPGIELAKADGIDAVGPVPADSVFFQALNGRYDAVLSLYHDQGHIAAKMTDFHRTISITNGLPFLRTSVDHGTAFDIAGQGIASSVSMEESIKLAAKYAPHFKQA; translated from the coding sequence ATGGCAAAACCAATTATTGCGGTAACAATGGGCGATCCAGCAGGAATTGGACCTGAAATTACAGTTGGTTCACTGAATAAGAGCGAAATTTATGATCTTTGCACACCTGTCGTGATTGGCAATGCAGCAGTGCTAGAAAAACTATTGCCTGTAGTCAAAGCGGACTTAACGATTAACAAAGTTAACACTCCGGCGGAAGCACGGGGCGAATATGGAACAATTGACGTCATTGATTTTCCAAACCTCGGTGATTATCAGTTTGGGAAAGTTAGCGCCGAATGTGGTGCACAAGCATTTGCTTATATTGAACATGCGGTTGAGCTTTGCAAAACCAACCAAGTGCAAGCAATGGCAACAGCACCGATTAATAAAGAATCCCTTAAAGCAGCAAATGTACCATACATTGGGCATACGGAAATGCTTGCTGGCCTAGCTGATGTCGCTGATCCGCTCACGATGTTTGAAGTCCGCAACATGCGCATTTTCTTTTTGACACGCCACTTGTCGCTAAAAGATGCAATTGGGCAAATGACAAAGGAACGTGTCCACGACTATTTGCTTCGCTGTGATGCAGCACTCGCAAAGCTTGGTGTTGAAAAGCGCAAATTTGCTGTAGCTGGCTTAAATCCCCATAGTGGAGAAAATGGATTGTTTGGTTATGAAGAAGTGGATGAAATCAAGCCAGGAATTGAGCTTGCCAAAGCAGACGGGATAGACGCTGTCGGTCCAGTTCCTGCCGACTCGGTCTTTTTCCAAGCATTAAATGGACGTTACGATGCCGTGCTTTCCCTTTACCATGACCAAGGGCATATTGCCGCGAAGATGACTGATTTCCACCGCACCATCTCCATTACAAATGGACTTCCATTCCTAAGGACGTCTGTCGATCACGGCACAGCATTTGATATTGCCGGACAAGGGATTGCAAGTTCAGTCAGCATGGAAGAAAGCATTAAGCTTGCCGCTAAATACGCGCCTCATTTTAAACAGGCGTAA
- a CDS encoding spore germination protein, giving the protein MKQSAPPHDYLTNKMPSSHLADTIDFILTTTGHSEDILVRPFSFGRNQTLKAAFLYVEGLCNEDAVEKMISRAKFFDEKEPDVFERAQQYLEEVGHTETLNRFRPLMDKLFTGYAICVIDGFSTPIAVAVSLYTERPVSEPMTEKVVRGSREGFVENVRTNISLLRRRIGDEQLWIETRTIGTRTKTKIMIAYMNDIVDKSILRELHTRLDRIYTDSVLEDGNIEELIEDQAYTPFPTVYSTERPDTTAAHLLEGKIAILSDGSPMALIVPALFVQFFHNAEDHTQRADIGTLIRLLRFMCIFIAMLAPSFYIAITTFHQELIPTGLLGNLAAQQEGTPFPTFVETLMMEVTFEILREAGIRMPQPVGQAVSIVGAIVIGQAAVQAGIVSAAVVIVISITAIASFVFPTYSIGVPIRILRFGFMALAASFGLLGICIGFTAVLLHLSTLKSFGIPYLKGLSPFVWKDQTDTIFRAPKWLMNERPEATTKFNQTRQRTPKPSPKD; this is encoded by the coding sequence ATGAAACAATCCGCACCGCCTCATGATTACTTAACAAACAAGATGCCTAGCTCTCATCTCGCTGATACGATTGATTTTATTTTAACTACTACCGGACATAGCGAAGATATACTCGTACGGCCTTTTTCATTTGGTAGAAACCAAACACTAAAAGCAGCTTTTCTTTATGTAGAGGGGCTTTGCAATGAAGACGCAGTTGAAAAAATGATAAGCAGAGCGAAATTTTTTGATGAAAAGGAACCTGACGTGTTTGAAAGAGCACAACAGTATTTAGAAGAAGTAGGCCATACAGAAACGCTCAATCGCTTCCGGCCGCTAATGGACAAACTTTTCACTGGCTACGCAATTTGTGTAATCGATGGTTTTTCTACCCCTATCGCTGTCGCTGTTTCCCTTTATACAGAACGGCCTGTATCAGAACCAATGACAGAAAAAGTCGTCCGCGGCTCACGAGAAGGATTTGTTGAAAATGTACGGACGAATATCTCCCTATTGCGAAGGCGAATAGGAGACGAACAGTTATGGATTGAGACAAGAACAATCGGCACCCGTACCAAAACGAAAATTATGATTGCCTATATGAATGATATTGTTGACAAAAGCATATTGCGTGAACTACATACAAGGCTAGATCGCATCTATACTGATTCGGTTTTAGAAGACGGAAACATCGAAGAATTAATCGAAGACCAAGCATATACGCCTTTTCCAACTGTGTACTCAACTGAGCGCCCTGATACAACAGCAGCCCATTTATTAGAAGGCAAAATTGCAATACTGAGTGATGGCTCGCCAATGGCTCTTATTGTCCCGGCCCTATTTGTGCAATTTTTCCACAACGCTGAAGACCATACACAGCGTGCTGACATCGGAACCCTTATTCGTCTGTTACGCTTCATGTGTATTTTTATTGCGATGTTGGCCCCCTCTTTTTATATTGCGATTACAACGTTTCACCAAGAGCTGATCCCCACAGGGCTGCTTGGCAACTTAGCTGCGCAACAGGAAGGCACGCCGTTTCCGACTTTTGTTGAAACATTAATGATGGAAGTCACATTTGAAATTCTCCGTGAAGCAGGGATTCGCATGCCGCAGCCAGTCGGCCAAGCCGTATCGATTGTCGGTGCTATCGTCATTGGCCAAGCCGCTGTGCAAGCAGGGATTGTCTCTGCAGCAGTTGTCATTGTTATCTCGATTACAGCGATCGCCAGTTTTGTGTTTCCTACATACAGCATTGGCGTACCAATCCGTATTTTGCGATTTGGATTTATGGCTCTTGCTGCTTCGTTTGGCCTTTTAGGCATTTGTATTGGCTTTACTGCAGTGCTTTTACATTTGTCTACTTTAAAATCGTTTGGCATCCCTTATTTAAAAGGGCTTTCCCCGTTTGTATGGAAAGACCAAACCGACACAATTTTCCGTGCGCCTAAATGGTTGATGAATGAGCGGCCAGAAGCAACGACAAAGTTTAATCAAACGCGGCAACGTACACCAAAACCAAGCCCTAAAGATTGA
- a CDS encoding four-carbon acid sugar kinase family protein, giving the protein MKIGVIADDLTGANASGVKLVRQGFQASTIVHSATLPANSFYDAVIMDTDSRYIEENVAKQRVARAMEQLQNWGAAIFTKRIDSTLRGNIGAEVDEMLKGMAEDAISIVMPSFPDSGRAMAGGYLLLDGIPLQETYVSKDPIAPIKKSYVPDLIGDQSHHQVGYVGLSAVMEGQESFLNELSLQLQTGARIIVVDAITNEQIDEVAEALASSGRTVLCADPGPLTASYARAMSRDYAKKANILVAVGSATSLTGTQLAYLIEKTGSTPVYVNPEPLASYSSSWKQEVERATKAALKQAETDRVLIVTTHKPGQELVDLKAKAIEEEKSSDALAKRITDGLATISRKLLTSERIQFAGCFTSGGDVTASVCALGRANGIALKDEVMPLAAYGTFDGGYFDGLPVVTKGGLIGDKKAIYECVKFIETKAM; this is encoded by the coding sequence ATGAAAATAGGCGTAATTGCTGATGATTTAACAGGGGCGAATGCCTCTGGCGTGAAACTGGTTCGACAAGGGTTTCAAGCGTCAACGATTGTCCATAGTGCGACTTTGCCTGCCAACAGTTTCTATGATGCAGTCATTATGGATACCGATAGCCGTTACATTGAAGAAAACGTCGCTAAACAGCGTGTTGCTCGGGCAATGGAGCAGTTGCAAAATTGGGGAGCTGCCATTTTTACAAAACGGATTGACAGCACATTAAGAGGCAACATTGGCGCAGAGGTCGATGAAATGCTTAAAGGAATGGCGGAAGATGCCATAAGCATCGTCATGCCGTCTTTTCCAGATTCCGGCCGAGCGATGGCAGGGGGCTATTTGTTGCTAGATGGCATTCCCCTTCAGGAAACGTATGTATCGAAAGACCCAATCGCGCCAATAAAAAAATCTTATGTCCCTGATTTAATCGGGGACCAATCCCATCATCAAGTGGGCTACGTCGGGCTTAGCGCGGTTATGGAAGGCCAAGAGTCTTTCTTAAATGAGCTTTCGCTCCAATTGCAAACTGGCGCCCGAATCATCGTTGTTGATGCGATTACCAATGAACAGATTGATGAAGTAGCCGAAGCACTTGCGTCCAGTGGGCGAACAGTGTTGTGTGCTGATCCTGGCCCGCTGACAGCTAGTTATGCTCGAGCGATGTCCCGCGACTATGCGAAGAAAGCAAATATTTTAGTGGCAGTCGGCAGTGCAACAAGTCTAACAGGGACGCAACTAGCGTATCTGATTGAAAAAACAGGTTCCACGCCCGTTTATGTGAACCCTGAGCCCCTTGCTAGTTATAGCAGCTCTTGGAAACAGGAAGTGGAACGAGCAACAAAAGCTGCATTAAAGCAAGCAGAAACAGACCGTGTTCTCATTGTGACAACACATAAGCCTGGCCAAGAACTAGTCGATTTGAAGGCAAAAGCTATTGAAGAAGAAAAGAGCAGTGATGCCCTTGCAAAACGGATCACCGATGGACTGGCAACGATTAGCCGGAAATTGCTTACAAGCGAGCGTATCCAGTTTGCTGGTTGTTTTACAAGCGGCGGTGATGTAACCGCATCCGTCTGTGCACTCGGGCGCGCGAATGGCATTGCTCTAAAAGACGAAGTCATGCCCCTTGCTGCTTATGGCACATTTGACGGCGGCTATTTTGACGGATTGCCAGTTGTGACAAAAGGCGGCTTAATTGGCGATAAAAAAGCGATTTACGAGTGTGTCAAATTTATTGAGACAAAAGCAATGTAA
- a CDS encoding GerAB/ArcD/ProY family transporter produces the protein MKTVETFSSRSFATMVLYATISTAMLGLPGSLSFFIQQDAWLVPIIGSIVGIPIIFLYTLLARWMPSDVIFDMNKRTFGKVVGWFASFFYILFPLLHFPAIMSYAVTFINHFLLPSTPFFVCYLLCLSIIVFGIICGIEAIARTASLCLLFFFVPLTLLIGLTLHDVDVGYIMPIAHSPMAATTQAFAIYMGNVVCNVVIQLSIFPKHISDKKAAEKAIWLGYSLGCLILIVFTFLCITVLTPQVVSRDFYPALSLAQRIDVGQFFQRIEATITVVWFISIYFNLLLYFYAILTGIAHLFNLKKAKPLVLPIAMLLLFLGATYFTSIIEEREFFRFVSIPQSILTGFFLPLFLVAVGLIKRRKKKQPLWPKHAKESTGPPTS, from the coding sequence ATGAAAACAGTGGAAACATTCTCATCGCGGTCTTTTGCTACAATGGTTCTTTACGCAACAATTAGCACGGCGATGCTCGGCCTTCCAGGCTCATTGAGCTTTTTTATCCAGCAAGATGCTTGGCTTGTTCCGATTATCGGCAGCATCGTTGGCATCCCAATTATTTTTCTTTACACGTTGCTTGCTCGCTGGATGCCTTCTGATGTCATTTTTGACATGAACAAACGTACTTTCGGCAAAGTCGTAGGTTGGTTTGCTTCCTTTTTCTATATTTTGTTTCCACTGCTTCATTTCCCAGCAATTATGAGCTATGCCGTCACCTTTATTAATCATTTTTTGTTGCCGTCGACGCCTTTTTTTGTATGCTACTTGCTATGTTTGTCCATTATTGTGTTCGGCATCATATGCGGAATTGAAGCAATAGCCCGGACAGCATCGCTATGTTTGCTATTCTTTTTCGTTCCACTCACACTGCTGATTGGCTTAACTTTGCACGATGTCGATGTTGGCTATATTATGCCGATTGCCCATTCACCAATGGCAGCAACGACCCAAGCGTTCGCTATTTATATGGGCAATGTCGTTTGCAACGTCGTCATCCAACTATCGATTTTCCCTAAGCATATAAGCGATAAAAAAGCAGCCGAAAAAGCGATATGGCTCGGCTATTCCCTCGGTTGCCTCATTTTAATCGTGTTTACATTCCTATGCATCACCGTTTTAACACCGCAAGTCGTATCTCGTGATTTTTATCCAGCTCTGTCACTTGCACAGCGCATCGATGTCGGCCAATTTTTCCAGCGAATTGAAGCAACGATTACCGTCGTATGGTTTATCTCGATTTACTTCAATTTACTTCTTTATTTCTATGCGATCTTAACGGGAATTGCCCATTTATTCAATCTTAAAAAAGCCAAACCGTTAGTGTTGCCAATTGCAATGCTATTGTTGTTTCTTGGCGCCACTTATTTCACAAGCATAATTGAAGAGCGTGAATTTTTTCGATTCGTAAGCATTCCTCAATCGATTTTAACTGGTTTTTTCCTGCCTTTGTTTCTCGTTGCTGTCGGCCTGATTAAACGACGGAAAAAGAAACAACCTCTTTGGCCGAAGCACGCTAAAGAAAGCACAGGACCGCCTACTTCCTAA
- a CDS encoding Ger(x)C family spore germination protein, with translation MKAEIQKTMIIVVSFFLLSGCWDRWELNQLSLIVGIAVDKEGDDYVLTMQAMNPAEIASQETGRGYAQGIDVREKSKTIHESLRKMIQKTPRRSFVSQLKVLILSEDVARDGLDHVLDFFYRDHEMRSDFFVLISKDTAAENILNVLTPLENLSSQSLFDSIEFSGRSYSSTKKLTMDRLFYELKADGIDPSIMGVTVSGDLQKGRTKKNVEQNMAAAFVETNGLAIFKGSKMLTWLSQPHSKNIEYLNSGIENSVKSFTCPSGGKIALEMHSNDPAIKMELKDGAPSVTYDLSLKATISEVDCVDLDLSIPSSYERVEKQAQTEMESDIREAIVATQQAGSDILGIGQELYRKSPDYWEQIQDDWYSIYQDLDVKINIDITISDSGSIINSFSEGDY, from the coding sequence TTGAAAGCAGAAATACAAAAAACGATGATCATTGTCGTCTCCTTTTTTCTTTTAAGCGGTTGTTGGGACCGTTGGGAACTCAATCAGCTTTCCTTAATTGTCGGCATAGCCGTTGATAAAGAAGGAGATGATTATGTGTTGACAATGCAGGCAATGAACCCTGCTGAAATCGCTTCACAGGAAACTGGCAGAGGCTATGCACAAGGTATCGACGTCCGCGAAAAATCTAAAACGATTCATGAATCGTTACGGAAAATGATCCAAAAAACACCAAGGCGATCGTTTGTTTCCCAATTAAAAGTGTTGATTCTAAGTGAAGATGTTGCGAGGGACGGTCTAGACCATGTATTGGATTTCTTTTATCGGGATCACGAAATGCGCTCTGATTTTTTTGTGCTAATTTCCAAAGATACGGCCGCTGAAAACATTTTAAATGTGCTAACGCCATTGGAAAATTTGTCCTCACAAAGCCTTTTTGATTCGATCGAGTTTTCGGGCCGTTCTTATAGCAGTACAAAGAAATTGACAATGGATCGTCTGTTTTATGAACTAAAGGCTGACGGCATTGATCCTTCGATTATGGGCGTAACGGTTTCTGGGGATTTACAGAAAGGTAGGACGAAGAAAAATGTCGAGCAAAACATGGCGGCTGCCTTTGTCGAAACCAATGGTTTAGCCATTTTTAAAGGCAGCAAAATGCTTACTTGGCTTTCTCAACCACACAGCAAAAACATTGAATACTTAAACAGTGGAATCGAGAACAGCGTCAAAAGCTTTACTTGCCCAAGCGGTGGCAAAATAGCACTAGAAATGCATTCAAACGATCCAGCTATAAAAATGGAGTTAAAAGACGGGGCGCCTTCAGTGACATACGACCTCTCACTTAAGGCCACCATTTCAGAAGTCGATTGCGTTGATTTGGACTTGTCCATCCCTTCTTCCTATGAACGGGTCGAAAAACAGGCGCAAACCGAGATGGAGTCAGACATTCGCGAAGCGATCGTCGCAACCCAACAAGCAGGTTCGGACATCCTTGGTATCGGACAGGAATTATACCGAAAATCCCCTGATTACTGGGAGCAAATCCAGGACGACTGGTACTCGATCTATCAAGACCTCGATGTGAAAATAAACATTGACATCACCATTTCTGATAGTGGAAGCATTATCAATTCTTTTTCAGAAGGTGATTATTAA
- a CDS encoding GntP family permease, with protein sequence MEVSETQMMIGLVLAIAVLIFLVVKTKVHVFLALIIAASITGLVGGMAPPDVVNAITEGFGSTLGSIAIVIGFGVMMGRILEVSGAAERLAYTIVKVLGKRKEEWAMAITGYIVAIPIFVDSAFIILSPLAKALSKKTGKSIVALAIALAGGAVVIHSAVPPTPGPLGVAGIFDIDIGWMIISGMLFAVPIVIAMVIYAKWLGKRIYQVPSEDGMDWIRPEKQLDVEQWLEEKEQKELPSLLRSSLPIVVPIVLIFMNTTLNAMEATGPFVDYITFFGSPVIAVGIAVLLAIYGLFGHIQRSEALERMEEGIKQAGIVLLVTGAGGALGFVLRQTGVGEHIGEIVVNTGIPAILLPFVIATLIRFIQGSGTVAMITAASISAPILADMDVNMVLAAQAAALGSLFFSYFNDSLFWVVNRTIGIKQAKEQILVWSVPTTIAWFISLIMLLIANMFV encoded by the coding sequence ATGGAAGTATCTGAAACGCAAATGATGATCGGCCTCGTATTGGCGATCGCTGTGCTCATATTTCTTGTCGTAAAAACAAAAGTTCATGTCTTTTTGGCTTTAATTATTGCCGCTTCCATTACTGGGCTCGTCGGCGGAATGGCGCCTCCAGACGTGGTGAACGCCATTACAGAAGGATTTGGCAGCACGCTCGGCTCGATTGCAATCGTGATTGGTTTTGGCGTGATGATGGGCCGAATTCTTGAAGTATCAGGTGCAGCGGAACGGCTAGCCTACACGATCGTTAAAGTTCTTGGGAAACGTAAGGAAGAGTGGGCGATGGCAATTACAGGCTATATCGTCGCGATTCCAATCTTTGTCGATTCAGCCTTTATTATTTTGAGTCCACTTGCGAAAGCGTTGTCAAAAAAGACAGGAAAATCAATCGTCGCTCTTGCTATTGCTCTTGCCGGCGGCGCGGTTGTCATTCATAGTGCTGTTCCACCGACGCCAGGTCCCCTTGGAGTTGCAGGAATATTCGATATTGACATCGGTTGGATGATTATCTCAGGCATGTTGTTTGCGGTTCCAATTGTCATTGCAATGGTCATTTACGCAAAGTGGCTTGGCAAGCGGATTTACCAAGTTCCGAGCGAAGACGGAATGGATTGGATTCGTCCAGAAAAACAGCTAGATGTAGAACAATGGTTGGAAGAAAAAGAACAAAAAGAGCTTCCTTCATTGCTGCGTTCGTCTTTGCCAATTGTGGTGCCGATCGTTCTGATTTTTATGAATACAACATTGAACGCAATGGAAGCAACAGGCCCATTTGTCGACTATATCACCTTTTTTGGTTCGCCTGTCATTGCAGTAGGGATCGCCGTACTGCTTGCTATCTACGGGTTGTTCGGCCATATCCAACGCTCAGAAGCATTGGAGCGGATGGAAGAAGGCATTAAGCAAGCGGGAATCGTATTGCTTGTCACCGGCGCAGGCGGTGCCCTCGGCTTTGTCTTAAGACAGACAGGTGTAGGCGAGCATATTGGCGAAATCGTCGTAAACACAGGAATCCCTGCAATTTTGCTTCCTTTCGTCATCGCTACACTCATCCGCTTTATTCAAGGCAGCGGCACTGTCGCGATGATTACAGCCGCATCCATTTCAGCGCCAATTTTAGCCGATATGGATGTCAATATGGTGCTTGCTGCACAAGCAGCTGCTCTCGGTTCACTATTCTTCTCTTATTTTAATGATAGTTTGTTCTGGGTAGTCAACCGCACAATTGGCATTAAGCAGGCGAAAGAACAAATCCTTGTCTGGTCAGTGCCGACTACGATTGCCTGGTTTATCTCCCTTATTATGCTACTCATCGCAAATATGTTCGTTTAA
- a CDS encoding DeoR/GlpR family DNA-binding transcription regulator: MNPKERRLYIQKLLATAGKADIDELAKALDVSHMTVRRDLALLEAENQIIRTHGGAVLQKALVKETPYARKETKELPAKKAIAREAAQLVENGSTVLIDSGTTTLEIVKLLKDRNDLTIITNDIKIAAQLIDAKPRCIITGGEVQPELGALHGPHAQELLRNIHVDLFLLGAHAVHPLAGITAPTLEKAKIKKLMMQAAAKTWLVCDSKKFDETSFARVCGLNELEGIVTDSRIQGHEMEACHENMRLAPM, translated from the coding sequence ATGAATCCTAAAGAAAGACGTTTGTATATTCAAAAGTTGTTGGCGACCGCCGGAAAAGCAGATATTGATGAATTGGCCAAGGCTCTCGATGTTTCTCACATGACAGTAAGACGCGATTTGGCTTTGCTTGAAGCGGAAAACCAAATTATTCGCACACACGGTGGAGCTGTACTGCAAAAAGCACTTGTCAAGGAGACGCCTTATGCCCGTAAAGAAACGAAAGAATTGCCAGCGAAAAAGGCGATTGCACGGGAAGCGGCACAACTTGTAGAGAACGGGTCAACAGTATTAATAGACTCAGGGACAACAACGCTTGAAATTGTTAAGTTATTGAAAGACCGGAATGATTTGACCATTATTACCAATGATATAAAGATAGCTGCACAACTGATTGATGCAAAGCCGCGTTGTATTATAACCGGGGGTGAAGTCCAGCCCGAACTCGGTGCGCTGCACGGCCCCCATGCCCAAGAGCTATTGCGCAATATTCACGTTGATTTATTTTTGCTTGGTGCCCATGCTGTCCATCCATTGGCCGGAATCACAGCGCCTACGCTTGAAAAGGCGAAAATCAAAAAGTTGATGATGCAAGCAGCAGCAAAAACATGGCTTGTATGCGATTCCAAAAAATTTGATGAAACGTCTTTCGCCCGTGTTTGTGGTTTGAATGAGTTGGAAGGAATTGTGACCGACTCGAGAATCCAAGGGCACGAGATGGAGGCATGCCATGAGAATATGCGGTTGGCGCCGATGTAG
- a CDS encoding carbohydrate ABC transporter permease, translating to MLRQHKPSLWAEIWKKRTLYLFISPFFLLFAVFGVFPIFYSLYLSFHSWSGLGDKTFVGLSQFQYLLGDAEFWQAVGNTFAIWFLSSIPMLFFALVIAFLLNLPSLKGRSTYQTMFFITNVTSIVAVAIIFETIFSNQYGLMNYLLSLIGITPLEWLNSGFLVKVVIASMVVWRFVGYNAIIYLAGLQNIPKTLYEAAIIDGANKTQIFFRITIPLLRPIILFTVIMTTIGSMQIFTEPQILLGNSGGVGGAGMTMTLYMYNEGFLNNQFGYASAVSWAMFIIIALFSLINWKLVQKA from the coding sequence ATGCTCCGTCAACATAAGCCTTCTCTTTGGGCTGAAATATGGAAAAAACGCACCCTCTATCTGTTTATCTCTCCTTTCTTTCTATTATTTGCGGTCTTTGGCGTTTTTCCAATCTTCTATTCGTTGTATTTGTCTTTCCACAGTTGGTCTGGTTTAGGCGATAAGACGTTTGTCGGCCTGTCCCAATTTCAATATTTGCTTGGCGATGCTGAGTTTTGGCAAGCTGTCGGCAACACATTTGCGATTTGGTTTCTCTCAAGCATTCCTATGTTGTTCTTTGCTTTAGTCATCGCTTTTTTACTCAATCTCCCTTCCCTCAAAGGGCGGAGCACCTACCAAACGATGTTCTTTATCACGAATGTCACCTCCATTGTTGCCGTAGCGATCATCTTTGAAACGATTTTCAGCAACCAATACGGCTTAATGAACTACTTGCTCTCTCTCATTGGCATCACGCCTCTCGAATGGCTGAACTCAGGTTTCTTAGTGAAAGTCGTCATCGCCTCCATGGTTGTTTGGCGGTTTGTCGGCTATAATGCGATCATTTATTTAGCTGGCTTGCAAAACATCCCGAAAACCCTTTATGAAGCTGCCATAATTGATGGAGCCAATAAAACGCAAATTTTCTTTCGCATTACCATTCCTTTACTGCGCCCAATCATTTTGTTTACGGTCATCATGACAACAATCGGCTCGATGCAAATTTTTACCGAGCCGCAAATATTACTAGGCAATTCTGGCGGCGTTGGCGGAGCTGGCATGACGATGACACTCTATATGTATAATGAAGGTTTTCTAAATAATCAATTTGGTTATGCTTCCGCGGTTTCATGGGCCATGTTCATCATCATCGCCTTGTTTTCGCTTATTAATTGGAAACTAGTCCAGAAAGCATAA
- a CDS encoding carbohydrate ABC transporter permease has product MASDKFLTKALTHFVLLIGVIISIFPFYWLVVMATNTTSDILRFPPKLTFGHELFTNVKNVLASIDFYQAFFNTLFVSTVTVIGVLFFCSLAGFTFAKFRFPGKNMLFTALLLTMMIPSQMSFVPSFLLIAEFGWVDSYKALIIPGLASAFGIFWIRQFCQDAVPDELLEAGRLDGCNTFRLYWNVALPSLRPALTFLGIFTFIGVWNDYLWPLVTINSPSRYTLQVMLAQLNGVYDTDYAIIMTGTLMATLPLIILFIIFSKQFMKGVAEGAVKE; this is encoded by the coding sequence ATGGCATCCGATAAATTTCTCACGAAAGCATTGACCCATTTTGTCTTGCTCATTGGCGTCATTATCTCGATTTTCCCGTTTTACTGGCTAGTCGTCATGGCCACGAATACAACAAGCGATATTTTGAGATTTCCTCCAAAATTGACGTTCGGCCATGAACTGTTTACGAATGTAAAGAATGTGCTGGCTTCCATTGACTTTTACCAAGCTTTTTTTAACACGTTATTTGTTTCAACCGTCACGGTTATTGGCGTGTTATTCTTTTGTTCCCTTGCCGGATTTACATTCGCGAAATTTCGTTTTCCAGGAAAAAACATGCTGTTCACTGCTTTGCTGTTAACGATGATGATTCCTTCACAAATGAGCTTTGTCCCTTCTTTCCTGCTAATTGCCGAGTTTGGCTGGGTCGATTCGTACAAAGCGTTGATCATTCCTGGCCTCGCCAGTGCATTTGGAATCTTTTGGATCCGCCAATTCTGCCAGGACGCGGTTCCTGATGAATTGCTCGAAGCAGGAAGATTGGATGGCTGCAACACGTTCCGTCTATACTGGAATGTAGCGCTGCCCTCGCTCCGGCCAGCGCTGACCTTTCTCGGCATCTTTACATTCATCGGTGTGTGGAATGACTATTTATGGCCGCTCGTTACGATCAACTCACCAAGCCGTTATACACTACAAGTCATGCTCGCACAACTGAACGGGGTTTATGACACCGATTACGCGATCATCATGACAGGCACATTGATGGCGACATTGCCACTCATTATCTTATTCATCATCTTCAGCAAGCAATTTATGAAAGGTGTCGCGGAAGGAGCTGTGAAGGAGTAA